Proteins encoded by one window of Mycteria americana isolate JAX WOST 10 ecotype Jacksonville Zoo and Gardens chromosome 26, USCA_MyAme_1.0, whole genome shotgun sequence:
- the TIMELESS gene encoding protein timeless homolog isoform X1, with product MDLYMMNCELLATCSALGYLEGDVYHREPDCLESVKDLIRYLRHEDETRDVRQQLGAAQILQNDLLPILVQHPQDKVLFDAVVRLMVNLTQPALLCFGKVPPDAASRHHFLQVLSYLQAYKEAFASEKVFGVLSEKLYDLLQLDWEQRQEEDTLLIERILLLVRNVLHVPPDPTEEQSVDGDASVHDRVLWALHISGMDDLLKFLASAQAEQQWALHVLEIISLMFRDQSPEELAALGQGQAAAEHREDTRELETLRQRELAERRARGLRRPSRHSRFGGSYVLQGLKAIGDRDVVFHKGLHNLKSYSHDLGKETRRVPRRRQAAPEAEPPRRSARNVRLFLRRFCQDFLEGCYNRLMLLVKDQLVREKAQQHDETYYLWATAFFMAFNRRRGFRPELVSETVGVRAFHFIEQNLTTYYEMALMDKKEAATWARRMHLALKAYQELLRTVQEMDRSPEQAVRDSSQVIKSNIFYLMEYRELFLALFRKFDETKQPRSFLRDLVETAHLFLRMLERFCRGRAGLVVQSKRVRRRKKPRAPAALAPQPPSAAELEELWAGLAPQLQACLQGEVPLPEDAVPFDAASETPVEEQRAEALLRIQGCLRDARAPQALRLLRSARDVWPEGDVFGPPDAGPPEETQLLREILFAPLPRHVPPEDEAPEEEEEEDEEEEEETVQVSEKEFNFLDYLKRFACAPVVRALVLLLRGYARNSPRTNHCAARLLHRLARDLRMEALLFQLSLFALFHRLLSDPAAGAHQELVALAKFVLGKFFALAATNKKAFVELLFWKSPAAVREMTEGYGSLREGEGAGRSRVPPWTPQEEQELRELYWKYKEVEGEDVIAAIVAHLPAPGRTRRQVVKQLVRLGLASSTKDFPRERKGTRLVLWTQEQEEELARLFEEFQGSEDVLGNIMKHLTARRSRARVVEKLLGLGLVSERKELYKKRRRKGHGPGPGVAGASAAPAQDSSAEDGDSEEEEEEDEAEEGPMEEHWVPEEGAGQGLAHHLHQEGLAGPLRWLENCLRRTAGDREEDGVSHPVPLVPLSEENEDAMEDRRFRALLRQLGLRPPASEQESFWRIPAALTPQQLRRAAASIAHRGPDPPGSPQELLEPPRCPRDPDPAERPPAGLGSDSESEEPVPVPSAAQPGTKRRREPDSEDEDTGGSGAEPDPAAPRSQEDEDKDEDEDPQPLGRRKRVRRVEDEDEEED from the exons ATGGACTTGTACATGATGAACTGCGAGTTGCTGGCCACCTGCAGCGCCCTGGGCTACCTGGAAGGGGACGTCTACCACCGGGAGCCCGACTGCCTGG AGAGCGTCAAGGACCTGATCCGGTACCTGCGCCATGAGGACGAGACCCGGGACGTCCGGCAGCAGCTGGGGGCGGCCCAGATCCTGCAGAACGACCTCCTGCCCATCCTGGTCCAGCACCCGCAGGACAAGGTGCTCTTCGATGCTGTCGTCAG GCTGATGGTGAACCTGACGCAGCcggctctgctctgctttggCAAAGTGCCGCCAGATGCCGCCTCCCGGCACCACTTTCTCCAGGTCCTGTCCTACCTCCAGGCCTACAAAGAG GCTTTCGCCAGTGAGAAAGTTTTTGGGGTGCTCAGCGAGAAGCTCTACGACCTGCTGCAGCTG GACTGGGagcagcggcaggaggaggaCACGCTGCTGATCGAGAGGATCTTGCTGCTGGTGCGCAATGTGCTGCACGTCCCCCCGGACCCCACGGAGGAGCAG AGCGTGGATGGCGATGCCAGCGTGCACGACCGGGTGCTGTGGGCGCTGCACATCAGCGGGATGGATGACCTGCTCAAGTTCCTGGCGAGcgcccaggcagagcagcaatgGGCCCTGCACGTTCTGGAGATCATCTCCCTCATGTTCCGCGACCAG AGCCCGGAggagctggcagcgctggggcaggggcaggcagctgccgaGCACAGGGAGGACACGCGGGAGCTGGAGACCCTGCGGCAGCGGGAGCTGGCGGAGAGGAGGGCTCGAGGGCTGCGGCGCCCGTCCAG gcactcCCGCTTCGGCGGCTCCTACGTCCTGCAGGGCCTGAAGGCGATCGGGGACCGGGACGTCGTCTTCCACAAGGGGCTGCACAAC CTGAAAAGCTACAGCCACGACCTGGGCAAGGAGACGCGGCGGGTGCCGCGGCGGCGCCAGGCCGCCCCTGAGGCCGAGCCTCCCCGCCGCTCTGCCCGCAACGTCCGGCTCTTCCTGCGCCGCTTCTGCCAGGACTTCCTGGAGGGCTGCTACAACCGCCTGATGCTGCTGGTCaag GACCAGCTGGTGCGGGAGAAGGCTCAGCAGCACGACGAGACCTACTACCTGTGGGCCACCGCCTTCTTCATGGCCTTCAACCGCCGCCGGGGCTTCCGCCCCGAGCTGGTGTCGGAGACGGTGGGCGTCCGTGCCTTCCACTTCATCGAGCAGAACCTCACCACCTACTACGAGATGGCGCTGATGGACAAGAAGGAGGCAGCAACCTGGGCCCGCAG gATGCACCTGGCCCTGAAGGCGTACCAGGAGCTGCTGCGGACGGTGCAGGAGATGGACCGGTCCCCCGAGCAGGCGGTGCGGGACAGCAGCCAGGTCATCAAGA gcaACATCTTCTACCTGATGGAGTACCGGGAGCTCTTCCTCGCCCTCTTCCGCAAGTTCGACGAGACCAAGCAGCCGCGCAGCTTCTTGCGGGACCTGGTGGAGACAGCCCACCTCTTCCTCCGCATGCTGGAGCGCTtctgccggggccgcgccggcctcGTGGTGCAG AGCAAGCGCGTGCGGAGGAGGAAGAAGCCGCGGGCACCCGCAGCcctcgccccgcagccgcccAGCGCCGcggagctggaggagctctgggcagggctggccccgcaGCTCCAGGCCTGCCTGCAG GGCGAGGTGCCCCTCCCCGAGGACGCGGTGCCCTTCGACGCCGCCTCGGAGACGCCGGTGGAGGAGCAGCGCGCGGAGGCTCTGCTGCGGATCCAGGGGTGCCTGCGGGACGCCCGGGCCCCCCAGGCCCTGCGGCTGCTCCGCTCTGCCAG ggacgTCTGGCCCGAAGGGGACGTGTTCGGACCCCCTGACGCGGGGCCGCCCGAGGAGACCCAGCTGCTGCGGGAGATCCTCTTCGCTCCCCTGCCCC GCCACGTGCCCCCTGAGGACGAGGcgccggaggaagaggaagaggaagatgaggaagaggaggaagagaccGTACAGGTGTCGGAGAAGGAGTTCAACTTTCTCGACTACCTGAAACG gTTCGCCTGCGCGCCCGTGGTCCGGGCGCtcgtgctgctgctgcgggggtACGCCCGCAACAGCCCCCGCACCAACCACTGCGCCGCCCGCCTGCTGCACCGCCTGGCCCGCGACCTGCGCATGGAGGCCCTGCTCTTCCAGCTCTCCCTCTTCGCCCTCTTCCACCGCCTCCTCAGCGATCCCGCCGCCGGCGCGCACCAG gagctggtggcCTTGGCCAAGTTCGTCCTGGGCAAGTTCTTTGCGCTGGCGGCCACCAACAAGAAGGCCTTCGTGGAGCTGCTCTTCTGGAAGAGCCCGGCGGCCGTCCGCGAGATGACCGAGGGCTACGGCTCCCTGCGGGAGGGAGAGGG ggccgGCAGGAGCCGGGTCCCCCCCTGGACcccccaggaggagcaggagctgcgggaGCTGTACTGGAAGTACAAGGAGGTGGAAG GCGAGGATGTCATCGCCGCCATCGTGGCCCATCTCCCGGCGCCCGGGCGGACGCGGCGGCAGGTGGTGAAGCAGCTGGTGCGGCTGGGGCTGGCCAGCAGCACCAAGGACTTCCCGCGGGAGAG GAAGGGCACCCGCCTGGTGCTGTGGacgcaggagcaggaggaggagctggCGCGGCTCTTCGAGGAGTTCCAGGGCTCGGAGG ACGTCCTGGGGAACATCATGAAGCACCTGACAGCGCGGCGGTCGCGGGCTCGTGTGGTGGAGAAgctgctgggactggggctggtGTCGGAGCGCAAGGAGCTGTACAAGAAGCGCCGGAGGAAGGGCCACGGCCCCGGGCCG GGCGTGGCAGGCGCCTCGGCGGCACCAGCCCAGGACAGCTCGGCAGAGGACGGggacagtgaggaggaggaggaggaggatgaagcagAGGAAGGCCCTATGGAGGAGCACTGGGTGCCCGAGgaaggggccgggcagggcctggCGCATCACCTGCATCAGGAAG gcctgGCCGGGCCCCTGCGGTGGCTGGAGAACTGCCTGCGGAGGACAGCCGGGGACCGCGAGGAGGACG GCGTGTCCCACCCGGTGCCGCTGGTGCCGCTCTCGGAGGAGAACGAGGACGCCATGGAGGACCGGCGCTTCCGGGCCCTGCTGCGGCAGCTGGGGCTCCGGCCCCCCGCCAGCGAGCAG gAATCCTTCTGGCGCATCCCGGCTGCCCTCACCCCGCAGCAGCTCCGCCGCGCAGCCGCCTCCATCGCCCACCGCGGCCCCgaccccccggggtccccccaggagctgctggagccacCCAGGTGCCCCCGGGACCCCGATCCAG CAGAGCGGCcgccggcagggctggggtcGGACTCGGAGAG CGAGgagcctgtccccgtccccagcgcgGCGCAGCCGGGCACCAAGAGGCGAAGGGAGCCGGACAGCGAGGACGAGGACACCGGGGGCTCGG GCGCGGAGCcggaccccgcagccccccgctcccaGGAGGACGAGGACAAGGACGAGGATGAGGAcccgcagcccctggggaggCGGAAGCGCGTCCGCCGCgtggaggatgaggatgaggaggaggattgA
- the TIMELESS gene encoding protein timeless homolog isoform X3, translated as MDLYMMNCELLATCSALGYLEGDVYHREPDCLESVKDLIRYLRHEDETRDVRQQLGAAQILQNDLLPILVQHPQDKVLFDAVVRLMVNLTQPALLCFGKVPPDAASRHHFLQVLSYLQAYKEAFASEKVFGVLSEKLYDLLQLDWEQRQEEDTLLIERILLLVRNVLHVPPDPTEEQSVDGDASVHDRVLWALHISGMDDLLKFLASAQAEQQWALHVLEIISLMFRDQSPEELAALGQGQAAAEHREDTRELETLRQRELAERRARGLRRPSRHSRFGGSYVLQGLKAIGDRDVVFHKGLHNLKSYSHDLGKETRRVPRRRQAAPEAEPPRRSARNVRLFLRRFCQDFLEGCYNRLMLLVKDQLVREKAQQHDETYYLWATAFFMAFNRRRGFRPELVSETVGVRAFHFIEQNLTTYYEMALMDKKEAATWARRMHLALKAYQELLRTVQEMDRSPEQAVRDSSQVIKSNIFYLMEYRELFLALFRKFDETKQPRSFLRDLVETAHLFLRMLERFCRGRAGLVVQGEVPLPEDAVPFDAASETPVEEQRAEALLRIQGCLRDARAPQALRLLRSARDVWPEGDVFGPPDAGPPEETQLLREILFAPLPRHVPPEDEAPEEEEEEDEEEEEETVQVSEKEFNFLDYLKRFACAPVVRALVLLLRGYARNSPRTNHCAARLLHRLARDLRMEALLFQLSLFALFHRLLSDPAAGAHQELVALAKFVLGKFFALAATNKKAFVELLFWKSPAAVREMTEGYGSLREGEGAGRSRVPPWTPQEEQELRELYWKYKEVEGEDVIAAIVAHLPAPGRTRRQVVKQLVRLGLASSTKDFPRERKGTRLVLWTQEQEEELARLFEEFQGSEDVLGNIMKHLTARRSRARVVEKLLGLGLVSERKELYKKRRRKGHGPGPGVAGASAAPAQDSSAEDGDSEEEEEEDEAEEGPMEEHWVPEEGAGQGLAHHLHQEGLAGPLRWLENCLRRTAGDREEDGVSHPVPLVPLSEENEDAMEDRRFRALLRQLGLRPPASEQESFWRIPAALTPQQLRRAAASIAHRGPDPPGSPQELLEPPRCPRDPDPAERPPAGLGSDSESEEPVPVPSAAQPGTKRRREPDSEDEDTGGSGAEPDPAAPRSQEDEDKDEDEDPQPLGRRKRVRRVEDEDEEED; from the exons ATGGACTTGTACATGATGAACTGCGAGTTGCTGGCCACCTGCAGCGCCCTGGGCTACCTGGAAGGGGACGTCTACCACCGGGAGCCCGACTGCCTGG AGAGCGTCAAGGACCTGATCCGGTACCTGCGCCATGAGGACGAGACCCGGGACGTCCGGCAGCAGCTGGGGGCGGCCCAGATCCTGCAGAACGACCTCCTGCCCATCCTGGTCCAGCACCCGCAGGACAAGGTGCTCTTCGATGCTGTCGTCAG GCTGATGGTGAACCTGACGCAGCcggctctgctctgctttggCAAAGTGCCGCCAGATGCCGCCTCCCGGCACCACTTTCTCCAGGTCCTGTCCTACCTCCAGGCCTACAAAGAG GCTTTCGCCAGTGAGAAAGTTTTTGGGGTGCTCAGCGAGAAGCTCTACGACCTGCTGCAGCTG GACTGGGagcagcggcaggaggaggaCACGCTGCTGATCGAGAGGATCTTGCTGCTGGTGCGCAATGTGCTGCACGTCCCCCCGGACCCCACGGAGGAGCAG AGCGTGGATGGCGATGCCAGCGTGCACGACCGGGTGCTGTGGGCGCTGCACATCAGCGGGATGGATGACCTGCTCAAGTTCCTGGCGAGcgcccaggcagagcagcaatgGGCCCTGCACGTTCTGGAGATCATCTCCCTCATGTTCCGCGACCAG AGCCCGGAggagctggcagcgctggggcaggggcaggcagctgccgaGCACAGGGAGGACACGCGGGAGCTGGAGACCCTGCGGCAGCGGGAGCTGGCGGAGAGGAGGGCTCGAGGGCTGCGGCGCCCGTCCAG gcactcCCGCTTCGGCGGCTCCTACGTCCTGCAGGGCCTGAAGGCGATCGGGGACCGGGACGTCGTCTTCCACAAGGGGCTGCACAAC CTGAAAAGCTACAGCCACGACCTGGGCAAGGAGACGCGGCGGGTGCCGCGGCGGCGCCAGGCCGCCCCTGAGGCCGAGCCTCCCCGCCGCTCTGCCCGCAACGTCCGGCTCTTCCTGCGCCGCTTCTGCCAGGACTTCCTGGAGGGCTGCTACAACCGCCTGATGCTGCTGGTCaag GACCAGCTGGTGCGGGAGAAGGCTCAGCAGCACGACGAGACCTACTACCTGTGGGCCACCGCCTTCTTCATGGCCTTCAACCGCCGCCGGGGCTTCCGCCCCGAGCTGGTGTCGGAGACGGTGGGCGTCCGTGCCTTCCACTTCATCGAGCAGAACCTCACCACCTACTACGAGATGGCGCTGATGGACAAGAAGGAGGCAGCAACCTGGGCCCGCAG gATGCACCTGGCCCTGAAGGCGTACCAGGAGCTGCTGCGGACGGTGCAGGAGATGGACCGGTCCCCCGAGCAGGCGGTGCGGGACAGCAGCCAGGTCATCAAGA gcaACATCTTCTACCTGATGGAGTACCGGGAGCTCTTCCTCGCCCTCTTCCGCAAGTTCGACGAGACCAAGCAGCCGCGCAGCTTCTTGCGGGACCTGGTGGAGACAGCCCACCTCTTCCTCCGCATGCTGGAGCGCTtctgccggggccgcgccggcctcGTGGTGCAG GGCGAGGTGCCCCTCCCCGAGGACGCGGTGCCCTTCGACGCCGCCTCGGAGACGCCGGTGGAGGAGCAGCGCGCGGAGGCTCTGCTGCGGATCCAGGGGTGCCTGCGGGACGCCCGGGCCCCCCAGGCCCTGCGGCTGCTCCGCTCTGCCAG ggacgTCTGGCCCGAAGGGGACGTGTTCGGACCCCCTGACGCGGGGCCGCCCGAGGAGACCCAGCTGCTGCGGGAGATCCTCTTCGCTCCCCTGCCCC GCCACGTGCCCCCTGAGGACGAGGcgccggaggaagaggaagaggaagatgaggaagaggaggaagagaccGTACAGGTGTCGGAGAAGGAGTTCAACTTTCTCGACTACCTGAAACG gTTCGCCTGCGCGCCCGTGGTCCGGGCGCtcgtgctgctgctgcgggggtACGCCCGCAACAGCCCCCGCACCAACCACTGCGCCGCCCGCCTGCTGCACCGCCTGGCCCGCGACCTGCGCATGGAGGCCCTGCTCTTCCAGCTCTCCCTCTTCGCCCTCTTCCACCGCCTCCTCAGCGATCCCGCCGCCGGCGCGCACCAG gagctggtggcCTTGGCCAAGTTCGTCCTGGGCAAGTTCTTTGCGCTGGCGGCCACCAACAAGAAGGCCTTCGTGGAGCTGCTCTTCTGGAAGAGCCCGGCGGCCGTCCGCGAGATGACCGAGGGCTACGGCTCCCTGCGGGAGGGAGAGGG ggccgGCAGGAGCCGGGTCCCCCCCTGGACcccccaggaggagcaggagctgcgggaGCTGTACTGGAAGTACAAGGAGGTGGAAG GCGAGGATGTCATCGCCGCCATCGTGGCCCATCTCCCGGCGCCCGGGCGGACGCGGCGGCAGGTGGTGAAGCAGCTGGTGCGGCTGGGGCTGGCCAGCAGCACCAAGGACTTCCCGCGGGAGAG GAAGGGCACCCGCCTGGTGCTGTGGacgcaggagcaggaggaggagctggCGCGGCTCTTCGAGGAGTTCCAGGGCTCGGAGG ACGTCCTGGGGAACATCATGAAGCACCTGACAGCGCGGCGGTCGCGGGCTCGTGTGGTGGAGAAgctgctgggactggggctggtGTCGGAGCGCAAGGAGCTGTACAAGAAGCGCCGGAGGAAGGGCCACGGCCCCGGGCCG GGCGTGGCAGGCGCCTCGGCGGCACCAGCCCAGGACAGCTCGGCAGAGGACGGggacagtgaggaggaggaggaggaggatgaagcagAGGAAGGCCCTATGGAGGAGCACTGGGTGCCCGAGgaaggggccgggcagggcctggCGCATCACCTGCATCAGGAAG gcctgGCCGGGCCCCTGCGGTGGCTGGAGAACTGCCTGCGGAGGACAGCCGGGGACCGCGAGGAGGACG GCGTGTCCCACCCGGTGCCGCTGGTGCCGCTCTCGGAGGAGAACGAGGACGCCATGGAGGACCGGCGCTTCCGGGCCCTGCTGCGGCAGCTGGGGCTCCGGCCCCCCGCCAGCGAGCAG gAATCCTTCTGGCGCATCCCGGCTGCCCTCACCCCGCAGCAGCTCCGCCGCGCAGCCGCCTCCATCGCCCACCGCGGCCCCgaccccccggggtccccccaggagctgctggagccacCCAGGTGCCCCCGGGACCCCGATCCAG CAGAGCGGCcgccggcagggctggggtcGGACTCGGAGAG CGAGgagcctgtccccgtccccagcgcgGCGCAGCCGGGCACCAAGAGGCGAAGGGAGCCGGACAGCGAGGACGAGGACACCGGGGGCTCGG GCGCGGAGCcggaccccgcagccccccgctcccaGGAGGACGAGGACAAGGACGAGGATGAGGAcccgcagcccctggggaggCGGAAGCGCGTCCGCCGCgtggaggatgaggatgaggaggaggattgA
- the TIMELESS gene encoding protein timeless homolog isoform X2: protein MDLYMMNCELLATCSALGYLEGDVYHREPDCLESVKDLIRYLRHEDETRDVRQQLGAAQILQNDLLPILVQHPQDKVLFDAVVRLMVNLTQPALLCFGKVPPDAASRHHFLQVLSYLQAYKEAFASEKVFGVLSEKLYDLLQLDWEQRQEEDTLLIERILLLVRNVLHVPPDPTEEQSVDGDASVHDRVLWALHISGMDDLLKFLASAQAEQQWALHVLEIISLMFRDQSPEELAALGQGQAAAEHREDTRELETLRQRELAERRARGLRRPSRHSRFGGSYVLQGLKAIGDRDVVFHKGLHNLKSYSHDLGKETRRVPRRRQAAPEAEPPRRSARNVRLFLRRFCQDFLEGCYNRLMLLVKDQLVREKAQQHDETYYLWATAFFMAFNRRRGFRPELVSETVGVRAFHFIEQNLTTYYEMALMDKKEAATWARRMHLALKAYQELLRTVQEMDRSPEQAVRDSSQVIKSNIFYLMEYRELFLALFRKFDETKQPRSFLRDLVETAHLFLRMLERFCRGRAGLVVQSKRVRRRKKPRAPAALAPQPPSAAELEELWAGLAPQLQACLQGEVPLPEDAVPFDAASETPVEEQRAEALLRIQGCLRDARAPQALRLLRSARDVWPEGDVFGPPDAGPPEETQLLREILFAPLPRHVPPEDEAPEEEEEEDEEEEEETVQVSEKEFNFLDYLKRFACAPVVRALVLLLRGYARNSPRTNHCAARLLHRLARDLRMEALLFQLSLFALFHRLLSDPAAGAHQELVALAKFVLGKFFALAATNKKAFVELLFWKSPAAVREMTEGYGSLREGEGAGRSRVPPWTPQEEQELRELYWKYKEVEGEDVIAAIVAHLPAPGRTRRQVVKQLVRLGLASSTKDFPRERKGTRLVLWTQEQEEELARLFEEFQGSEDVLGNIMKHLTARRSRARVVEKLLGLGLVSERKELYKKRRRKGHGPGPGVAGASAAPAQDSSAEDGDSEEEEEEDEAEEGPMEEHWVPEEGAGQGLAHHLHQEGLAGPLRWLENCLRRTAGDREEDGVSHPVPLVPLSEENEDAMEDRRFRALLRQLGLRPPASEQESFWRIPAALTPQQLRRAAASIAHRGPDPPGSPQELLEPPRCPRDPDPERPPAGLGSDSESEEPVPVPSAAQPGTKRRREPDSEDEDTGGSGAEPDPAAPRSQEDEDKDEDEDPQPLGRRKRVRRVEDEDEEED, encoded by the exons ATGGACTTGTACATGATGAACTGCGAGTTGCTGGCCACCTGCAGCGCCCTGGGCTACCTGGAAGGGGACGTCTACCACCGGGAGCCCGACTGCCTGG AGAGCGTCAAGGACCTGATCCGGTACCTGCGCCATGAGGACGAGACCCGGGACGTCCGGCAGCAGCTGGGGGCGGCCCAGATCCTGCAGAACGACCTCCTGCCCATCCTGGTCCAGCACCCGCAGGACAAGGTGCTCTTCGATGCTGTCGTCAG GCTGATGGTGAACCTGACGCAGCcggctctgctctgctttggCAAAGTGCCGCCAGATGCCGCCTCCCGGCACCACTTTCTCCAGGTCCTGTCCTACCTCCAGGCCTACAAAGAG GCTTTCGCCAGTGAGAAAGTTTTTGGGGTGCTCAGCGAGAAGCTCTACGACCTGCTGCAGCTG GACTGGGagcagcggcaggaggaggaCACGCTGCTGATCGAGAGGATCTTGCTGCTGGTGCGCAATGTGCTGCACGTCCCCCCGGACCCCACGGAGGAGCAG AGCGTGGATGGCGATGCCAGCGTGCACGACCGGGTGCTGTGGGCGCTGCACATCAGCGGGATGGATGACCTGCTCAAGTTCCTGGCGAGcgcccaggcagagcagcaatgGGCCCTGCACGTTCTGGAGATCATCTCCCTCATGTTCCGCGACCAG AGCCCGGAggagctggcagcgctggggcaggggcaggcagctgccgaGCACAGGGAGGACACGCGGGAGCTGGAGACCCTGCGGCAGCGGGAGCTGGCGGAGAGGAGGGCTCGAGGGCTGCGGCGCCCGTCCAG gcactcCCGCTTCGGCGGCTCCTACGTCCTGCAGGGCCTGAAGGCGATCGGGGACCGGGACGTCGTCTTCCACAAGGGGCTGCACAAC CTGAAAAGCTACAGCCACGACCTGGGCAAGGAGACGCGGCGGGTGCCGCGGCGGCGCCAGGCCGCCCCTGAGGCCGAGCCTCCCCGCCGCTCTGCCCGCAACGTCCGGCTCTTCCTGCGCCGCTTCTGCCAGGACTTCCTGGAGGGCTGCTACAACCGCCTGATGCTGCTGGTCaag GACCAGCTGGTGCGGGAGAAGGCTCAGCAGCACGACGAGACCTACTACCTGTGGGCCACCGCCTTCTTCATGGCCTTCAACCGCCGCCGGGGCTTCCGCCCCGAGCTGGTGTCGGAGACGGTGGGCGTCCGTGCCTTCCACTTCATCGAGCAGAACCTCACCACCTACTACGAGATGGCGCTGATGGACAAGAAGGAGGCAGCAACCTGGGCCCGCAG gATGCACCTGGCCCTGAAGGCGTACCAGGAGCTGCTGCGGACGGTGCAGGAGATGGACCGGTCCCCCGAGCAGGCGGTGCGGGACAGCAGCCAGGTCATCAAGA gcaACATCTTCTACCTGATGGAGTACCGGGAGCTCTTCCTCGCCCTCTTCCGCAAGTTCGACGAGACCAAGCAGCCGCGCAGCTTCTTGCGGGACCTGGTGGAGACAGCCCACCTCTTCCTCCGCATGCTGGAGCGCTtctgccggggccgcgccggcctcGTGGTGCAG AGCAAGCGCGTGCGGAGGAGGAAGAAGCCGCGGGCACCCGCAGCcctcgccccgcagccgcccAGCGCCGcggagctggaggagctctgggcagggctggccccgcaGCTCCAGGCCTGCCTGCAG GGCGAGGTGCCCCTCCCCGAGGACGCGGTGCCCTTCGACGCCGCCTCGGAGACGCCGGTGGAGGAGCAGCGCGCGGAGGCTCTGCTGCGGATCCAGGGGTGCCTGCGGGACGCCCGGGCCCCCCAGGCCCTGCGGCTGCTCCGCTCTGCCAG ggacgTCTGGCCCGAAGGGGACGTGTTCGGACCCCCTGACGCGGGGCCGCCCGAGGAGACCCAGCTGCTGCGGGAGATCCTCTTCGCTCCCCTGCCCC GCCACGTGCCCCCTGAGGACGAGGcgccggaggaagaggaagaggaagatgaggaagaggaggaagagaccGTACAGGTGTCGGAGAAGGAGTTCAACTTTCTCGACTACCTGAAACG gTTCGCCTGCGCGCCCGTGGTCCGGGCGCtcgtgctgctgctgcgggggtACGCCCGCAACAGCCCCCGCACCAACCACTGCGCCGCCCGCCTGCTGCACCGCCTGGCCCGCGACCTGCGCATGGAGGCCCTGCTCTTCCAGCTCTCCCTCTTCGCCCTCTTCCACCGCCTCCTCAGCGATCCCGCCGCCGGCGCGCACCAG gagctggtggcCTTGGCCAAGTTCGTCCTGGGCAAGTTCTTTGCGCTGGCGGCCACCAACAAGAAGGCCTTCGTGGAGCTGCTCTTCTGGAAGAGCCCGGCGGCCGTCCGCGAGATGACCGAGGGCTACGGCTCCCTGCGGGAGGGAGAGGG ggccgGCAGGAGCCGGGTCCCCCCCTGGACcccccaggaggagcaggagctgcgggaGCTGTACTGGAAGTACAAGGAGGTGGAAG GCGAGGATGTCATCGCCGCCATCGTGGCCCATCTCCCGGCGCCCGGGCGGACGCGGCGGCAGGTGGTGAAGCAGCTGGTGCGGCTGGGGCTGGCCAGCAGCACCAAGGACTTCCCGCGGGAGAG GAAGGGCACCCGCCTGGTGCTGTGGacgcaggagcaggaggaggagctggCGCGGCTCTTCGAGGAGTTCCAGGGCTCGGAGG ACGTCCTGGGGAACATCATGAAGCACCTGACAGCGCGGCGGTCGCGGGCTCGTGTGGTGGAGAAgctgctgggactggggctggtGTCGGAGCGCAAGGAGCTGTACAAGAAGCGCCGGAGGAAGGGCCACGGCCCCGGGCCG GGCGTGGCAGGCGCCTCGGCGGCACCAGCCCAGGACAGCTCGGCAGAGGACGGggacagtgaggaggaggaggaggaggatgaagcagAGGAAGGCCCTATGGAGGAGCACTGGGTGCCCGAGgaaggggccgggcagggcctggCGCATCACCTGCATCAGGAAG gcctgGCCGGGCCCCTGCGGTGGCTGGAGAACTGCCTGCGGAGGACAGCCGGGGACCGCGAGGAGGACG GCGTGTCCCACCCGGTGCCGCTGGTGCCGCTCTCGGAGGAGAACGAGGACGCCATGGAGGACCGGCGCTTCCGGGCCCTGCTGCGGCAGCTGGGGCTCCGGCCCCCCGCCAGCGAGCAG gAATCCTTCTGGCGCATCCCGGCTGCCCTCACCCCGCAGCAGCTCCGCCGCGCAGCCGCCTCCATCGCCCACCGCGGCCCCgaccccccggggtccccccaggagctgctggagccacCCAGGTGCCCCCGGGACCCCGATCCAG AGCGGCcgccggcagggctggggtcGGACTCGGAGAG CGAGgagcctgtccccgtccccagcgcgGCGCAGCCGGGCACCAAGAGGCGAAGGGAGCCGGACAGCGAGGACGAGGACACCGGGGGCTCGG GCGCGGAGCcggaccccgcagccccccgctcccaGGAGGACGAGGACAAGGACGAGGATGAGGAcccgcagcccctggggaggCGGAAGCGCGTCCGCCGCgtggaggatgaggatgaggaggaggattgA